A genomic region of Trifolium pratense cultivar HEN17-A07 linkage group LG3, ARS_RC_1.1, whole genome shotgun sequence contains the following coding sequences:
- the LOC123917785 gene encoding uncharacterized acetyltransferase At3g50280-like, with the protein MSTPSLKLVSQCFIKPYPPIENSKQICYLAPWDIIMLSSHYIQKGLLFKKPTSSSSLNQQHFIENLVDKLKHSLSLTLFHFYPLSGRLVTQKTEDPPSYNVFVDCKNSDGAKFIHSTLDITINDILSPVDVPPIVQSFFDHHKAVNHDGHTMSLLSIQVTELVDGVFIGCSMNHSIGDGTAYWNFFNTFSEIFQNGANLLPITHQPIHNKWFPEGYGPIINLPYKHHDEFILRYEAPILRERIFHFSAESIAKLKAKANKESNTDKISSFQSLSALVWRSITRARQLQHDQKTICKLAINNRTRMKPSLPKEYFGSLAYAVRTETTVKELLENDLGWAAWKIHLAVANYDDKVVRQLVNEWLQSPIVPRMDMLFEANIVLMGSSPRFVMYENEFGMGKALAVRSGYANKADGKITSYPGQGGGSIDLEVCLSPDKMKALETDEEFMSSTSVFNHLFYL; encoded by the coding sequence ATGAGCACTCCTTCTCTTAAACTTGTTTCTCAATGTTTTATCAAACCATATCCCCCAATCGAAAACTCAAAACAAATATGCTACTTAGCACCATGGGATATTATTATGTTATCTTCGCACTATATCCAAAAGGGTCTTCTCTTCAAAAaaccaacatcatcatcatcactaaacCAACAACATTTCATTGAGAATCTAGTGGACAAACTCAAACACTCCCTTTCTCTCACACTTTTCCATTTCTACCCCCTCTCAGGTCGTCTTGTTACACAGAAAACCGAAGATCCTCCATCTTACAATGTTTTTGTTGATTGCAAAAACAGTGATGGAGCTAAATTTATCCATTCAACTTTAGATATCACCATAAATGATATCTTGTCACCTGTTGACGTCCCGCCTATTGTTCAATCATTTTTTGACCACCACAAAGCAGTTAACCATGATGGTCACACCATGTCTTTGTTGTCTATTCAAGTAACTGAATTAGTGGATGGTGTTTTCATAGGTTGTTCCATGAACCATTCTATTGGTGATGGAACTGCTTATTGGAATTTCTTTAACACATTTTCTGAGATATTTCAAAATGGTGCTAATCTTCTTCCAATTACACATCAACCTATCCACAATAAATGGTTTCCAGAAGGTTATGGTCCGATTATCAACCTTCCTTATAAACATCACGACGAGTTTATTCTTAGATATGAAGCACCCATTTTGAGAGAGAGAATCTTCCATTTTTCAGCAGAGTCTATAGCAAAACTAAAAGCAAAGGCTAATAAAGAATCTAATACAGACAAAATATCTTCATTTCAATCTTTATCAGCATTAGTTTGGAGATCTATAACTCGTGCACGTCAGCTACAACATGATCAGAAAACGATTTGCAAGTTGGCTATAAACAACCGAACGAGAATGAAACCATCGCTTCCAAAGGAATATTTTGGAAGTTTAGCTTACGCAGTGAGGACTGAAACAACGGTAAAGGAATTACTAGAGAACGATCTAGGATGGGCAGCATGGAAGATTCATCTGGCCGTTGCAAATTATGATGACAAAGTTGTGCGTCAATTAGTGAACGAGTGGTTACAATCTCCAATTGTGCCTCGAATGGACATGTTGTTTGAAGCTAATATCGTGTTGATGGGTAGTTCACCTAGGTTTGTTATGTATGAGAATGAATTTGGAATGGGAAAAGCTCTAGCTGTTAGAAGTGGGTATGCTAACAAGGCTGATGGAAAAATAACATCATATCCAGGACAAGGAGGCGGGAGCATTGATCTTGAAGTGTGTCTTTCACCTGATAAAATGAAGGCACTGGAAACTGATGAAGAGTTCATGAGTTCAACTTCAGTATTTAATCATTTGTTCTATCTTTGA